The Vicia villosa cultivar HV-30 ecotype Madison, WI linkage group LG1, Vvil1.0, whole genome shotgun sequence genome includes a region encoding these proteins:
- the LOC131638689 gene encoding aquaporin PIP2-7-like: protein MSEEGHQPHHHSGKDYVDPPPAPLLDFAEIKLWSFYRALIAEFIATLLFLYVTVATVIGHKKQTGPCDGVGLLGIAWSFGGMIFVLVYCTAGISGGHINPAVTFGLFLARKASLIRAVLYIISQCLGAICGVGLVKTFMKHPYNSLGGGANSVAFGYTKGSALGAEIIGTFFLVYTVFTATDPKRKTRDSYIPVLAPLPIGFAVFMVHLATIPITGTGINPARSFGTAVIFNNGKVWDDQWIFWVGPFVGAAAAAVYHQCILRAAVIKALG, encoded by the exons atgtCTGAAGAAGGTCACCAACCTCATCACCACAGTGGAAAAGACTATGTTGACCCTCCACCAGCACCTCTTCTCGACTTCGCCGAAATCAAGCTCTGGTCCTTTTACAGAGCTCTCATCGCTGAGTTCATAGCCACACTCCTTTTCCTCTACGTCACCGTCGCCACCGTCATTGGCCACAAGAAACAAACCGGACCATGCGACGGTGTTGGCCTTCTCGGCATAGCATGGTCATTTGGTGGCATGATATTCGTCCTTGTCTACTGCACCGCCGGTATCTCCGGTGGCCACATCAACCCTGCCGTCACATTCGGCCTCTTCTTAGCACGTAAGGCTTCTCTTATTCGAGCTGTTTTATACATTATATCGCAGTGTTTAGGTGCTATATGCGGTGTTGGGTTGGTGAAGACTTTCATGAAGCATCCTTACAACAGCCTTGGTGGTGGTGCGAACTCGGTGGCTTTTGGTTATACAAAAGGTTCAGCACTTGGTGCTGAGATTATTGGAACTTTTTTCCTGGTTTACACTGTTTTCACTGCTACTGACCCTAAGAGAAAAACACGTGACTCATATATTCCTGTTTTGGCTCCTTTGCCTATTGGTTTTGCTGTTTTCATGGTTCATCTTGCGACTATTCCGATCACCGGTACTGGAATTAACCCTGCTAGAAGCTTTGGTACTGCTGTTATCTTCAACAATGGCAAAGTTTGGGATGACCAA TGGATTTTCTGGGTTGGACCATTCGTGGGAGCAGCGGCTGCGGCGGTGTACCATCAGTGTATTCTGAGAGCGGCGGTTATCAAGGCGTTGGGCTAA